The Pedobacter roseus genome contains a region encoding:
- a CDS encoding O-methyltransferase → MLFQFITDYLKHRLTAKSRHGTHSPFVYKLADEVIYDFTDKSEYKNIEEQRKKLFNDDSIITVTDLGAGSHLNKNRTKKVSQIAKNALKSPRLAKLIYRLAKNTQPKSAIELGTCLGITTAYLAKTDPETEIITIEGCPQTAEVAKKNFEDLNLVNIELHVGNFDLILPDIIAKQPSLDFVYIDGNHRKDATLNYFKWCLPKVNENSLLIFDDIYWSEGMKEAWTEIKNHPDVTVTVDLFWIGLVYFKKGQVKEHFKLKF, encoded by the coding sequence ATGCTATTTCAATTTATAACAGATTACCTTAAACACCGTTTAACAGCAAAAAGCAGGCATGGAACGCATTCACCATTCGTGTACAAGCTAGCTGATGAGGTAATTTACGATTTTACCGACAAATCTGAATACAAAAATATAGAAGAACAGCGAAAAAAACTTTTTAATGACGATTCGATAATTACCGTTACCGATCTCGGAGCGGGGTCTCACCTGAATAAAAACCGTACAAAAAAGGTTAGTCAGATTGCGAAAAATGCATTGAAAAGTCCACGGCTGGCTAAACTAATTTACCGTTTGGCTAAAAATACCCAACCTAAAAGTGCAATAGAGCTGGGTACCTGTTTGGGGATTACCACGGCTTATCTGGCCAAAACAGATCCTGAAACTGAAATTATTACCATTGAAGGCTGTCCGCAAACCGCTGAAGTAGCAAAAAAGAATTTTGAGGATTTAAACCTTGTCAATATCGAACTTCATGTGGGCAATTTCGACCTGATTTTACCAGATATTATTGCCAAACAACCCAGTTTGGATTTCGTTTATATTGATGGAAATCACCGTAAAGATGCGACCCTGAATTATTTTAAATGGTGCCTGCCAAAAGTTAATGAAAATTCGCTGCTTATTTTTGACGATATTTATTGGAGCGAAGGCATGAAAGAAGCCTGGACGGAAATTAAAAACCATCCTGATGTTACCGTAACGGTTGATTTGTTCTGGATCGGATTGGTTTATTTTAAAAAAGGACAGGTAAAAGAACACTTTAAGCTTAAATTTTAA
- a CDS encoding transglutaminase-like domain-containing protein, whose protein sequence is MENNAEISALVKLLDDPDEEVFQHVEKKLLEYGGQVVHFLENAWEQSFDALLQERIENIVHQIQFKTVKEDLNLWYLSGAFDLLQGALIINRYQYPDLDEQKVINQIEEIKRDIWLGLQYEMSSVEKVKLINHVLYQQYGFGGNTKNHHDPQNSYLNQVLESKKGNQITLAIIYSTLAQKLDLPVYGINLPQHFILGYIDDSKQEGNEYGVLFYINAFNRGNIFGKHDVDQFLRQLNLEALPEYYRPCSNTDIIRRVIRNLISAYENAGATDKVAELNELQDIIAEK, encoded by the coding sequence ATGGAAAATAACGCAGAGATAAGTGCTTTAGTAAAATTGCTGGATGATCCTGATGAGGAAGTATTTCAGCATGTAGAAAAAAAACTGCTTGAATATGGCGGTCAGGTTGTCCATTTTTTAGAAAATGCCTGGGAACAATCTTTTGATGCGCTGTTACAGGAGCGTATTGAGAACATTGTACACCAGATCCAGTTTAAAACAGTTAAAGAAGATTTAAATTTATGGTATTTAAGTGGTGCTTTTGATTTATTGCAAGGTGCCCTGATTATTAACCGCTATCAATATCCTGATCTGGATGAACAAAAAGTAATTAACCAGATCGAAGAAATTAAACGTGATATCTGGCTGGGCCTGCAATATGAAATGAGCTCAGTTGAAAAAGTGAAACTGATCAACCATGTGTTATATCAGCAATATGGCTTTGGAGGGAATACCAAAAACCACCATGATCCGCAAAATTCTTATTTAAACCAGGTACTGGAAAGTAAAAAAGGGAACCAGATTACGCTGGCCATCATTTATTCTACTTTAGCTCAAAAACTGGATCTTCCGGTTTACGGAATTAATTTACCGCAGCATTTCATTTTAGGCTATATAGACGATAGTAAACAGGAAGGGAATGAATATGGAGTGCTTTTCTATATCAATGCTTTTAACCGTGGCAATATTTTCGGTAAACATGATGTGGATCAGTTTTTACGCCAGCTTAATTTAGAAGCCTTACCAGAATATTACAGGCCCTGCAGCAATACCGATATTATCCGCCGTGTAATCAGAAACCTGATTTCTGCTTACGAAAATGCGGGGGCTACCGATAAAGTTGCCGAATTGAACGAATTACAGGATATTATTGCCGAAAAATAG
- a CDS encoding glycoside hydrolase family 18 protein, with product MHKRKLTTPTVLFCITVITSLSFLSIQSKAQKTVKPNVIAYYTGQNSVIDSFPIEKLSHLIYSFGHLKGDSLNIRSAKDSALITKMVELKKRNPDLKVMIALGGWSGCAPCSEVFSRADGRKTFAKTTKEILDFFRADGIDLDWEYPAVMGYPGHQYTVDDKHNFTLLVKELRRKLGKKAEISFAAGGTKNCIDSCFEWDKVMPLVNRVNLMSYDLVSGYAVKSGHHSPLYATAEQDLSGDFGVKALIKSGVPAQKIALGAAFYARIFENSTDANQGLYQPTKFISGVSYKNFKKQFSSENGYNYYWDEKAQAPYYYNPQTKYLATFDDPKSISLKTKYVIDQKLNGIMFWELTDDAYTDGLLDVIDKTIKKL from the coding sequence ATGCATAAAAGAAAGCTTACCACCCCTACTGTACTGTTTTGCATTACAGTGATTACTTCGTTATCATTTTTGAGTATCCAATCAAAAGCTCAAAAAACCGTAAAACCGAATGTTATTGCGTATTACACAGGACAAAATTCGGTGATTGACAGCTTTCCCATCGAAAAATTGAGTCATTTGATTTATAGTTTCGGTCATTTAAAGGGTGATAGTTTAAATATCAGATCGGCGAAGGATTCGGCTTTGATTACCAAAATGGTAGAATTAAAAAAGCGTAATCCTGATTTGAAAGTGATGATTGCACTGGGTGGCTGGAGTGGCTGCGCGCCTTGTTCTGAAGTATTCAGCAGGGCTGACGGACGGAAAACTTTTGCCAAAACCACTAAAGAAATTCTTGATTTTTTCCGTGCCGATGGCATAGATCTCGATTGGGAATATCCTGCGGTAATGGGCTATCCCGGGCACCAGTACACGGTTGATGATAAGCACAATTTTACCTTACTGGTTAAAGAACTGCGAAGAAAACTGGGTAAAAAGGCGGAAATCAGTTTTGCGGCCGGCGGGACGAAAAACTGTATCGATTCTTGTTTTGAATGGGACAAGGTAATGCCTTTGGTAAACAGGGTGAATTTAATGAGTTACGACCTGGTGAGTGGTTATGCGGTTAAAAGTGGTCACCATTCACCGTTATATGCTACTGCCGAACAAGATTTATCGGGCGATTTTGGTGTAAAAGCTTTAATAAAATCAGGCGTTCCGGCACAAAAAATAGCTTTGGGAGCAGCTTTTTATGCCCGTATTTTTGAAAACAGCACCGATGCCAACCAGGGTTTATATCAACCTACAAAATTCATCAGCGGGGTTTCTTATAAAAACTTTAAAAAACAGTTTTCGAGCGAAAACGGTTACAACTATTATTGGGATGAAAAGGCCCAGGCGCCTTACTATTATAATCCTCAAACAAAATACCTCGCCACGTTTGATGATCCGAAATCAATATCATTAAAAACAAAATATGTGATTGATCAAAAACTAAATGGCATCATGTTCTGGGAACTTACTGATGATGCCTATACAGATGGCTTGCTGGATGTGATTGATAAAACCATAAAAAAATTATAA
- a CDS encoding CAP domain-containing protein — protein sequence MKKYLGLFAAMLLVILLVHCKKDERALPYRDIDLVIDKINALRQNGCNCGTIYMPPVPNLAPNKQLQDAALAHAQDMAKRNYFDHLSPEGGTPEERALNAAYTGDFRAENLAKGYSHADQVIVAWKKSVSHCLAMMDAKSKQAGVGMTQNYWVVTFGSPL from the coding sequence ATGAAAAAATACCTTGGCTTGTTTGCTGCCATGTTGCTCGTTATTTTACTGGTGCATTGCAAAAAGGATGAAAGGGCTTTGCCTTATCGGGATATTGATTTAGTGATTGATAAAATTAACGCGTTAAGGCAGAACGGATGTAATTGTGGTACTATTTACATGCCACCGGTACCCAATTTAGCACCAAATAAGCAATTACAGGATGCAGCACTTGCCCATGCTCAAGATATGGCGAAGCGGAACTATTTTGATCATCTATCTCCAGAAGGCGGTACGCCAGAGGAACGCGCTTTAAATGCAGCTTATACAGGCGATTTTAGAGCAGAAAATCTGGCTAAAGGATACAGTCATGCTGATCAGGTAATTGTTGCCTGGAAAAAAAGTGTAAGCCATTGCCTGGCAATGATGGATGCTAAAAGTAAACAAGCGGGTGTAGGTATGACTCAAAATTACTGGGTAGTAACCTTTGGAAGCCCCTTATAA
- a CDS encoding LamG domain-containing protein produces MRNEKMWCMLFACAFLSLLSCKKDKETVQSENGQVKAWETLIDGNSLASYTAFEAQWNYNYPWGTDHNGSARMVGSTTNHSQISLSGGVLTIKATRLASSPGNSTANGFTNLAIWYNSGACYAKQQVLINDQFPSYTISGDFAVPTTKGTWPAFWITGVNSWPPESDIMEFKGSNTNWQNTYDGGWENKLTTVSTAGSYHNYKCWYNKVSATDVDCHYYIDNVWVAKHTMSNSVNKPMWLIINMQMEGDSGSPGPSGNTFYTGKNVYMGRERAF; encoded by the coding sequence ATGAGAAATGAAAAAATGTGGTGTATGCTATTTGCATGCGCATTTTTATCCCTTTTATCTTGTAAAAAGGATAAAGAAACAGTTCAATCAGAAAATGGTCAGGTTAAAGCCTGGGAAACATTGATTGATGGTAACTCTTTAGCCAGTTATACTGCTTTCGAGGCACAATGGAATTATAATTATCCCTGGGGTACCGATCATAATGGTTCTGCACGTATGGTGGGAAGTACCACCAACCATAGCCAGATTTCGTTGAGTGGCGGGGTATTAACCATTAAAGCTACTCGTTTAGCTTCCTCGCCTGGAAACAGTACGGCCAATGGCTTTACAAACCTGGCAATATGGTACAATTCTGGGGCCTGTTATGCCAAACAGCAGGTGTTGATTAATGATCAGTTTCCCAGTTATACCATTTCGGGCGATTTTGCTGTACCAACCACTAAAGGAACCTGGCCTGCTTTCTGGATCACCGGCGTTAATTCATGGCCACCTGAAAGTGATATTATGGAGTTTAAAGGCAGTAATACCAATTGGCAGAATACCTACGATGGCGGCTGGGAAAATAAACTTACAACAGTTTCTACTGCGGGCTCGTACCATAATTATAAATGCTGGTACAATAAAGTAAGTGCAACCGACGTAGATTGCCATTATTATATCGATAACGTTTGGGTAGCTAAACATACTATGAGCAATTCGGTAAATAAACCGATGTGGCTCATCATTAACATGCAAATGGAAGGTGATAGCGGCTCTCCAGGCCCGTCTGGTAATACTTTTTACACTGGTAAAAATGTTTACATGGGTAGAGAAAGAGCCTTTTAA